From Cucumis melo cultivar AY chromosome 1, USDA_Cmelo_AY_1.0, whole genome shotgun sequence, a single genomic window includes:
- the LOC103492610 gene encoding hyoscyamine 6-dioxygenase-like, which yields MQQGDAKFVSNWETAESVPESYVYPPEKRPGNVVVPMAKAIPVIDLSICDRALLVRKILGASKESGFFQIINHGVSKRVSEATMRIFKEFHAMSGPEKAKECSKDPNRSCRVYTSSENYKKEQIHCWRDALIFNCHPLEKYVHFWPQNPPKYREVVGAYCVAMRKLVLEILELMSEGLGLGKGYLGGEMSENPLLLVNHYPPCPNPSLTLGLSQHCDPSLITILFQDVNGLQVLKDGQWIGVQPIDKAFVVNIGFVLQIITNGKLQAAEHRAVTNSKTSRQSLTYLVYPKDEATMEPAKCMINEANPPRYRSLNFKDFQRNYLPRAVDTKAVMQYIETNQS from the exons atgcAGCAGGGAGATGCTAAGTTTGTATCCAATTGGGAAACTGCTGAATCGGTACCAGAAAGTTATGTGTATCCGCCGGAGAAGAGGCCCGGGAACGTCGTTGTTCCGATGGCGAAGGCCATTCCAGTGATTGATCTATCTATCTGCGATCGAGCCCTTCTTGTTCGCAAAATCCTTGGTGCTTCTAAAGAGAGTGGATTTTTTCAG ATAATAAACCATGGAGTGTCGAAAAGGGTATCAGAGGCGACAATGAGAATATTCAAGGAATTTCACGCGATGTCGGGGCCGGAGAAGGCAAAGGAATGCTCTAAGGACCCAAACAGAAGTTGTAGAGTTTATACAAGCAGTGAGAATTATAAGAAGGAACAAATTCACTGTTGGAGAGATGCTTTGATTTTCAATTGTCATCCTTTGGAGAAATATGTTCATTTTTGGCCTCAAAATCCCCCAAAATACAG GGAAGTGGTTGGAGCTTATTGTGTTGCAATGAGAAAGTTAGTTTTGGAGATATTAGAGCTGATGAGTGAAGGGTTGGGACTTGGAAAAGGGTACTTAGGAGGTGAAATGAGTGAAAATCCATTGTTGTTGGTAAACCATTACCCACCTTGCCCAAACCCTAGCTTGACTTTGGGATTGAGCCAACATTGTGATCCAAGCCTTATCACTATTTTGTTTCAAGATGTCAATGGCCTTCAAGTCCTCAAGGATGGACAATGGATTGGTGTTCAACCTATCGATAAAGCCTTTGTAGTTAACATTGGCTTCGTTTTACAG ATAATTACCAATGGGAAGCTACAAGCAGCAGAACACCGAGCTGTGACGAATTCGAAAACATCCCGACAAAGCTTAACATATCTAGTTTATCCAAAAGATGAAGCAACGATGGAACCAGCAAAATGTATGATAAACGAAGCCAACCCTCCACGTTATCGCTCCCTTAACTTCAAAGACTTTCAAAGAAATTACCTGCCCAGAGCTGTTGATACTAAGGCAGTTATGCAGTATATTGAAACCAATCAGTCttaa